From one Gossypium hirsutum isolate 1008001.06 chromosome D08, Gossypium_hirsutum_v2.1, whole genome shotgun sequence genomic stretch:
- the LOC107911448 gene encoding short-chain dehydrogenase TIC 32 A, chloroplastic, with product MLETLKYLIGSTGVSGFGSKSTAEEVTETCPDLRSITVIITGATSGIGAETARVLAKRGARLVLPARNLKAAEEAKARIVSEFPESEIIVMALDLSSLTSVRNFVSELESLNLPVNILINNAGKFAHEHAISEDGIEMTFATNYLGHFLLTKLLLNTMMKTAKQTGVPGRIVNVSSSIHGWFSGDMIRYIGQISRSKSQYDATRAYALSKLANVLHTKELAQRLKQVDANVTVNCVHPGIVRTRLTREREGLITDLVFFLASKLLKTIPQAAATTCYVATHPRLLNISGKYFADCNEAWTSKLGSNSNEAAKLWAASEIMVSKHAKAVFDPLSAFDYHHM from the exons ATGCTAGAGACTCTGAAGTACCTGATCGGCTCAACAGGAGTCAGCGGCTTCGGCTCTAAGTCCACCGCCGAGGAAGTCACCGAGACTTGCCCTGATCTCCGCTCTATAACAGTCATCATCACAG GTGCGACGTCGGGGATCGGAGCTGAGACGGCCAGAGTGTTGGCCAAACGAGGAGCGAGGTTGGTGCTTCCAGCTCGGAACCTTAAAGCCGCTGAGGAAGCAAAGGCTAGGATAGTTTCCGAGTTTCCTGAGTCAGAAATTATTGTCATGGCTCTTGATCTTAGTTCACTCACTTCTGTTCGAAATTTTGTATCGGAGTTGGAGTCTCTTAACTTGCCAGTCAATATCCTCAT AAACAATGCCGGGAAGTTTGCGCATGAACATGCAATCTCCGAGGATGGAATCGAGATGACATTTGCCACTAATTATCTTG GTCATTTTTTGTTGACGAAGTTGTTGCTAAACACGATGATGAAGACGGCTAAACAAACAGGTGTTCCAGGAAGAATAGTGAATGTGTCGTCGAGTATCCATGGGTGGTTTTCTGGCGATATGATCCGATATATAGGCCAGATATCCAGAAGCAAAAG TCAATACGATGCGACACGTGCTTATGCTCTCTCGAAGCTCGCTAACGTTTTGCATACCAAGGAGCTTGCCCAGAGACTGAAG CAAGTGGATGCCAACGTGACTGTGAACTGTGTTCATCCAGGTATTGTTAGAACCCGTCTCACCAGGGAACGTGAGGGCTTGATAACAG ATCTGGTTTTCTTTTTGGCTTCCAAGCTCCTGAAAACCATCCCTCAG GCAGCTGCCACGACTTGTTACGTCGCCACGCATCCAAGACTGCTAAATATAAGTGGGAAATACTTTGCAGACTGCAACGAAGCATGGACATCCAAACTGGGGTCGAATTCCAACGAAGCTGCAAAGCTTTGGGCTGCCTCTGAAATCATGGTTTCCAAACACGCTAAAGCAGTGTTTGATCCGCTTAGTGCCTTCGATTATCAccatatgtaa
- the LOC121220333 gene encoding uncharacterized protein — protein MTMLFVNTLKAPFITHLLGSASKSFSNIIMNGEMIENAIRSGKIEAGEGSRRSASKKKENEANNTSSYSKTITVNQSGKMDVNQELYQNLFNAHVVAPHHLKPLQPPYPKWYDANAQCDYHAGIVGHSIEHCTAFKKLVERLISMGMVKLDDSPSTENPLPNHDNNGVNMVGRTTGRRIKEDISEVKIPLRWVWKNMVRKGLIVSSSEKSFEMMENYCEFHHEEGHEIQECTEFKALVQDLMDNKEMEFYGEVKEEGSICTSESSKVPKVVQPVVIISRPKKEEMRTPAMPKIIIKKPATFPYQDSKKVPWNYECNTTVPGKETAKSQCVSTNPESMKEATLGEQKRKVVEPVKEEEAVEFLKFLKHSEYNVVEQLHKQLARIFVLSLLLNSEIHRNTLMKMLNENYVSKDISVSKLDRLVNNISADNFIFFNDDEIPSRGMGSTKALHITARCKGRILPGVLIDNGSALNVLPLFTLNRLPIDSSHMKTCQNVVRAFDGRPWIHSAGAVPSSLHQMLKLVSDGRLVTIKAEEDIIVAVSNEMPYVETNDESVECSFRSLEFVNAAFVPEGSKILTPKLSKTTEMGLQLLVGKGALPGRGLGRYLQGKTEVPVLKEKQDNFGLGYKPDRGQRRNEIEKRQERRRARLNREEAKWEPMIIPHISKTFISGGVIHQESIEETLGNMHINAIYEHENEERSWLDIRPYEPGSVSVYQ, from the exons ATGACGATGCTTTTCGTTAATACATTGAAGGCCCCATTTATTACGCATCTGTTAGGGAGTGCTTCCAAAAGCTTTTCTAACATAATTATGAACGgggaaatgatagaaaatgctatcagAAGCGGAAAAATAGAAGCTGGGGAAGGTAGCAGAAGGTCAGCTTCGAAGAAGAAGGAGAACGAGGCTAACAACACAAGTTCATATTCAAAAACGATTACAGTCAATCAATCGGGGAAGATGGATGTTAACCA GGAGCTATatcagaatctattcaatgcacacgTGGTTGCCCCTCACCACTTAAAACCcctgcaacctccatatcccaagtGGTACGATGCGAACGCACAATGTGATTATCACGCGGGAATTGTggggcattctatagaacatTGTACGGCATTCAAGAAGCTGGTAGAAAGACTTATAAGCATGGGCATGGTTAAATTGGATGATTCACCTAGTAcagagaatccgttacctaatcatgATAATAATGGAGTGAACATGGTAGGTAGGACCACGGGTAGAAGGATCAAGGAGGACATATCAGAGGTGAAAATTCCTTTGAGGTGGGTCTGGAAAAATATGGTAAGAAAGGGATTGATCGTCTCAAGTTCAGAGAAAAGCTTCGAAATGATGGAAaattactgtgagttccatcacgagGAGGGACATGAAATTCAGGAATGCACAGAATTCAAAGCCTTGGTTCAAGACCTGATGGATAATAAAGAGATGGAATTTTATGGAGAAGTTAAAGAGGAGGGGAGCATTTGCACATCAGAGTCTTCGAAGGTTCCCAAAGTGGTGCaacctgtggtcattatctcgcgACCTAAGAAGGAAGAGATGAGAACACCAGCAATGCCAAAgatcataataaagaaacctgCAACCTTTCCTTACCAAGACAGTAAGAAAGTCCCATGGAACTACGAGTGCAATACGACTGTCCCAGGAAAAGAGACTGCAAAGAGTCAATGTGTGAGTACCAATCCAGAATCTATGAAAGAGGCTACACTAGGGGAGCAAAAAAGGAAAGTAGTTGAGCCAGTGAAGGAGGAAGAAGCTGTGGAATTCCTCAAATTTTtaaagcatagtgagtataatgtCGTTGAGCAATTGCATAAACAACTGGCCCGTATATTTGTACTGTCCTTACTCTTGAATTCAGAAATACATCGAAATACGTTGATGAAGATGCTAAATGAGAACTATGTGTCCAAGGATATTTCTGTCAGTAAGCTAGATCGGTTGGTCAATAATATCAGTGctgataattttatatttttcaatgatgatgaaataccttcTAGGGGCATGGGATCTACCAAAGCTTTGCATATCACTGCACGATGCAAGGGGCGTATTTTGCCAGGAGTACTAATTGACAATGGGTCAGCTTTGAACGTATTACCGTTATTCACACTTAACAGGCTAcccatagacagttcgcacatgaaaacgTGTCAAaatgtagtgagagcatttgacg ggagaccatggatacattcagcaggggcagtaccgtCATCGTTGCATCAGATGCTGAAGTTAGTGTCAGATGGTCGGCTAGTGACAATAAAAGCTGAAGAAGATATAATAGTAGCTGTATCCAATGAGATGCCGTACGTAGAGACCAATGACGAGTCAGTTGAATGctcatttcgatctttggagtttgtaaatgcgGCATTTGTTCCTgaagggagtaaaattttgactccaaaattatccaaaaccaCAGAGATGGGTTTACAATTGTTGGTAGGAAAAGGAGCTTTACCCGGAAGAGGACTGGGAAGATATCTTCAAGGGAAAACTGAGGTTCCGGTGCTGAAAGAAAAGCAGGATaattttggcttaggatacaagccagataGAGGACAGAGAAGAAATGAGATAGAAAAAAGGCAGgaaagaagaagggcgcgtttaaaTAGGGAGGAAGCTAAGTGGGAGCCAATGATAATTCCCCACATATCCAAAACTTTCATATCTGGAGGAGTTATTCATCAGGAGAGCATCGAGGAGACGTTGGGAAATATGCACATTAATGCCATTTATGAGCATGAGAATGAAGAGAGAAGTTGGCTAGACATTCGTCCTTAtgagcctgggagt GTCTCTGTGTATCAATGA